Part of the Streptomyces sp. HSG2 genome, GGCCGCGTAGCGGGGTCCGCTCGTGCCCGCGCGGCAAGCGTGCTCCCATTCGGCCTCGGTCGGCAGACGAAACCCGTCGGCGGACTGGTCCCACTCCACGCGCTCGTCGGAGCGGAGTCGGTAGGCGGGCGTCAGGCCGCGGTCTCGGGACACGGCGTTGCAGAACCGCACGGCCTCCCACCACGAGACGGATTCGACAGGCAACCGCTTCCCCTCGGCCTCGCCGGGGTGCGCCCCCGTGACCTCCGAATACCACGCCCGGGTGACCGGGACGGCGGCGAGCCGGTAGGGCGCCAGGTCGACCGCCCAACTGTGCCGCGTCCGCCGGTCCGACAGCGTCACCCGCCCCGACGGGATCGTGATCATCTCGTCCCCCCTCAAGTGATCTGCCCTCTCTCTCGGTTCGCGGCGGCCAGGTAACGCCGCAGCACTTCCGGGGAGTCGGGGGTGAAGAGCCCCGCCCCCAGGAAGCACAGGAGTTCGTCCTTCGTCGACCAGCCGTGCCAGGCTACTTCCTCTCCTGAGGGGCGGGGTCTCTCCGACAGGACCGCCTCGTGCACGGCCAGCCAGTGCGGGCTGAGCCCGGTCCGATTCAGGAACGTGACGACGGGACGAACCACCGGCCGAACGCCCAACTCCTCGACGAGTTCACGTGCGGCGGCCTCGCGATAGGTCTCTCCCGCAGCGACGGCACCACCGAAGCCCACCTCATGGTGCCCCGGGTAGCGGGCCGCCCGCTCCGAGCGCCGATGCACCAGGAACCGTCCCTCCCGATCCCGGCAGACCGTGACGGACACCCGGTGCAGCCACCCCTCGCGCACCGCCTCCCCTCGGCCGACCACGGCGAGAAACCGGTCCCGCGCGTCCACACGGTCGACCGGCTCGTCCGCTTCCGTCATCTCCGGAGCCCACGAGTGTCGCCGGAAGCTCGCCTCCCGGAGTCGGCCATGACCCGGTCGCGCAGCAACTCGTCCTCCTCCCCCAACCGCCCATTCGTCCACGGGGGACGAGGTACCACCACGCCGCCCGCGACGACCTCCCGCGGTTCGAACTGCCCTCGTTTCAGGTCGATCTCCACGCCCATTCCCAGCCGGTTCCACCAAGGGAAGTCGACCCGTACCCCGTCGACGCGCACCTCCCCGCGTATCGGCTCCTCTCCCAGCGGGTCGTTCAGAACCATCGCGGTCACCCCGCACTGATCTTGAGACGGGTTGTCCCGAGCCCGGACCGCGCGGAACTCGGACGTGCGCGTCTCGGGGCCACGACTCGCGAGGACGGCCCTTTCGACGTCGGACGACATCGGAACAGTCATGGGACCGGATCGTGCCGGCGAGCACCGACAACGGTGGCCCGACGGCATGCCCGCCGCGAGGTCGGGGCGCCTGCCCGGTCCGCCTCGGGGCCCACCCGCGACCGGGAGGTTCCGTGTGTCCAGTTCTTCGCTTCGGTCCTGGGTTCACGACATTCGGCGGCGTCAGCGCACTACGGGCGATCTCTGCCCGGCGAACCAGTCCACGGTGCGCGCCAGCCCTTCCTCCGCGCCGATCGCCGGGGACCAACCGAGGAGGGCGCGGGCAGCCGTGATGTCCGGACTCCTTCGCACGGGGTCGTCGACCGGCAGGGGGAGGTGTTCGACGGGTGAGGCCGAACCGGTGATCCGCAGGATCGTCCGGGCGAGTTCGTCTATGGTCGTTTCCTCCGGGTTTCCGAGGTTGACGGGCCCCCGCTCCGCGCTCCGAAGCATCAGGCGCACGCCTCGGACGAGGTCGTCGACGAAGCAGAAGCTGCGCGTGTGGTCGCCCCGCCCGTAGACCGTCAGGGGTGCGCCGGACAGGGCCTGGCCGACGAGGTTGGGAATGACCCGCCCGTCGTCTCGACGCATGCGGGGTCCGTAGGTGTTGAAGATGCGGACGATTCCGGTGTTCACGCCGAGTTCACGCGCGTAGCTGGCGGTGAGCGCCTCGGAGAATCGCTTCGCCTCGTCGTAGACGCTGCGCGGGCCGACCGGGTTGACGTTTCCCCAGTAGTCCTCGCTCTGCGGGTGCGTCGTCGGGTCGCCGTACACCTCGCTGGTGGAGCCCAGGAGGAACCGCGCGCCGTGACGGAGGGCCAGTCGAAGGCCGTTCTCGGTCCCCCGGCTGCCGGCGGCGAGGGTCTTGAGGGGGAACCTCAGGTAGTCAGGCGGAGAGGCCGGGCTGGCGAGATGGACCACGGCGTCGACGGGGCCCGGAAGTTCGGGCAGTTCCGCACTGACGTCGGCTTGGACGAAGGTGAACCCGGGGTGATCGGCCAGGCGGCGGACATTGTCCTCGCGACCCGTCGTCAGGTCGTCCAGGCAGACGATCCGGTCCCCCTGCCCGAGCAGCAGGGCGCACAGGTGTGACCCGAGGAAGCCGGCGCCTCCGAACACCACCACGCGCATGGTCTCTCACCTCCGATGGGAGGCCGCCGACCGAGGGAGCGCCGCGTCGGGCGGACCACCGGGCGCGGCCCTGGGGCGGCCATCCCAGTATCGGACCGGGCGTCCGCTTCCGCACGCGGGTCGGCTCGGGGCTCGTGGCCGGGCACCGGACTCCGGCCCCATCGGGCGAGGGTCCCCTACGAGGGGCCGGGGCGACGTCCTGAGTCGGGGGCGGCACCGGGTGGCGACGACGGGACCGGCGGCGCACCCTGGCGGGGTGACGCCAGAACCCTTCGCGCACGCGAACACGTCTCCTTCGCGCTCCGTACCGGCCGAGCGGCACAGGATGGCCTCGCGACAGGAGATCGACAGGATCGAGCAGGACGTCCTGTACCGACGCAGTGTCGAGCGCTACCTGCTGGCCCGCCAGTACGCGCACGGTACGGTCCTGGACTGTGCGTGCGGGTCGGGGTACGGCTCGTACCTGATGGCGAAGAACCCCGACGTCGGCCACGTGCACGGCTACGACCGGGATCCTGACGTCATCGAGCCGGCCCGCCTCCATCTGGGCAGCGAGCGGGTCTCCTTCTGGCAGGCGGACTTGGAGGAGGTGGACCGCCCGGCGGACCTCCTCGTGTGCCTGGAGACCATCGAGCACCTGGACGACCCGATGGCGGTGTCCCGACTCGCGGACCGATGCGGAGTCCACGAGATCGTGGTGTCCTTCCCGACCAAGAAGACGACCCACTACAACCCCCACCACCGCTGGGATCTCGTCGAGCAGGACGTCCGGGACATCCTCTCCGGCTTCCACGTCCACCACTCGCACCACCTCTTCCAGGACACCCGGATGATGTGGCTCGCGCGGGGACGGGGCCGCGCCGAGTCGCCTCCCACGCGCTGGGGCCCTCCCTTCTCCTGAACCCGCCGGCCCGATGCCGCGGCATGCGGGTGGCGACCGCCGGCACGTCGCCACCGCCCGACGGCGCGCCACCGGGAGCGACCGCCACCGGCCGACGAGCCCACCACCACCCCTTCCCGAACGAACGCCGGCGTCACTCGATCGGACCACCCGGAAGGCGGCATCTCACACCTGAGATAGCCTCAGCCCCATGGCAGACGACTACCTCGTACGCATCGGCAAGCTCATGCGTGACGCCCGGCAGCACCGTGGCTGGTCACAGGCGCAGCTCGCCGAGGCACTCCATACCAGCCAGAGCGCCGTCCACCGCATCGAGCGTGGCAACCAGAACATCAGTCTTGAGATGATCGCCCGCATCGGCGAGGCACTCGACAGCGAGATCGTCTCCCTCGGCTACCCGGGACCGATGCATCTGCGCGTCGTCGGCGGCCGACGCCTCTCCGGCGCCATCGACGTCAAGACCAGCAAGAACGCCTGCGTCGCCCTGCTGTGCGCCTCGCTGCTCAACAGGGGGCGGACGGTACTACGGAAGGTGGCCCGCATCGAGGAGGTCTACCGCCTGCTCGAAGTGCTGAACTCCGTCGGCGTGCGCACCCGTTGGATCGGCGAGGGGAACGACCTGGAGATCGTGCCGCCCGACACGTTCGACATGGACGCCATCGACGCCGAGGCCGCGGTGCGGACCCGCTCGATCATCATGTTCCTCGGCCCGCTCCTCCACCTCATGGATCACTTCAAGATCCCCTACGCGGGCGGGTGCGACCTGGGAACGCGCTCCATCGAGCCACACATGATCGCGCTACGCCGGTTCGGCCTGGACGTCGCCGCCACCGAGGGCCAGTACCACGCCGTCGTCGACCGCTCGATCCGGCCCACCCGCCCCATCGTGCTGACCGAGCGAGGCGACACCGTCACCGAGAACGCCCTCCTCGCCGCCGCGCGCCACGACGGGGTCACCGTCATCCGGAACGCCTCGTCCAACTACATGGTTCAAGACCTGTGCTTCTTCCTGGAAGCGCTCGGCGTGCGGGTGGCCGGTATCGGCACCACCACCCTCACCGTCCACGGCGTCGCGGACATCGACAGGGATGTGGACTACTCCCCCTCGGAGGACCCGGTGGAGGCCATGAGTCTCCTGACCGCCGCGGTGGTGACCGAGTCCGAACTCACGGTCCGGCGCGTCCCGATCGAGTTCCTGGAGATCGAACTGGCGGTCCTGGAGGAGATGGGGCTCGATCACGACCGCTCCCCCGAGTACGACGCGGACAACGGTCGGACCCGGTTGGTGGACCTGACCGTCCGGCCGTCCAAGCTGGAGGCGCCCATCGACAAGATCCACCCCATGCCCTTCCCGGGGCTCAACATCGACAACGTGCCGTTCTTCGCGGCCATCGCGGCCTCGGCGCAGGGTCAGACCCTGATCCACGACTGGGTCTACGACAATCGCGCCATCTACCTGACCGACCTCAACCGCCTGGGCGGGCGCCTGCAACTGCTGGACCCCCACCGCGTCCTGGTGGAGGGCCCGACCCGCTGGCGCGCCGCCGAGACGATGTGCCCGCCGGCGCTCCGTCCCGCCGTCGTCGTCCTGTTGGCGATGCTCGCGGCGGAGGGCACGTCCGTCCTCCGCAACGTCTACGTCATCAACCGCGGCTACGAGGAACTGGCCGAACGCCTGAACACGGTCGGGGCTCAGATCGAGATCTTCCGGGACATTTGATACGCGGATGCCGCCGCACCCCGTCTGACCTGCTCTTTAGCGGGTCAGGGAGGGGCACGGCGGCATCCGTGGGACTTCTCTGGGACTTTGGGCCCCGCAGCGACCCTGTTGCCCATTGTCAAAAGGGTTGGTCAGAGCTTGATCCACTAGCCTCAACGGTCGCATGTAATGCGACTTCGATCACCTATCGACCTAAAATCAATCCTAAACGTTCGATACATGGCACTTGTACGGAACCACTTCTCACAAGGCCGACGCGACGTGAACCCGGGTCGGAGTGCCGCGGCCGGCGTGCCGGGGAGACGACCGATTGCCTTGACCCTGTCGGCGATCTCGAAGTTCGCGGTACGGCAGCACGCCCGGCCTGCACGCCAAGATCGTCGAGTGCGTGTCCAGCGCGGACGGAGCCACCTCCGCAGCCCGCGCCCTGGATGCCATGGAGCGGGACCGTTCTCAAACCCTGCCTCGTCCGCTTCAGGACGGGTGAAGGTCCCCGCTGGTGCCCGGCCGGCCGTAGCGTTCGACGAGGGCGTCGCCGATCGAGGCCAGGTGTTCTCGGACCCCCTCAGGGCCGGTCACCTCGACCCATTCGACCAGCCCGGAGAGCTCGCCGGCGAGGATGTACTCGTCGGGGCCGCGGATCACGACCTCGACGCGGCCGTCGGCCGTGGAACCTCCCACGTCGAGCCGGTCCCCAAGCGCCATCCGGAGTATGCCCGTCCCTTCGGGTGTACACACCGCGTGAACCTCCAGCGGCGTTCGTTTGCGATCAATCTCTTCGGCGATCTCGTCCCAGCTCTCGGCAAGGTCGAAGTCCTCGGGGCGGTGCGCAGGGTCGCCGGTCGGGTCGGCGGCCGACACACGGTCGATCCGGAAGACCCGTCGGCCGGTCTCGGTGTCGGAGACGAGATACCACACAGGACCTTTGACGACGATGCCCAGCGGATGGACGGTTCTCCGGGTTTCGACGCCTTTGCCGTCGACGTAGCCGAGCGACACCTGGACGCCGCGGATCGCCGCGTCCTGGAGTTCGTCGACGAAACGAGGCGGCCGGTGCTCTTTCCGACTCGCCCCCCATCGCTGCGGGTCTACGACCAACGACGACGCCGCTGCCTCGGCCTGTACCCGAAAGGGCTCCGGCAGAGCATGGACGAGCTTGCGCAGAGCTGCTCTCATCGCCGGCGTCGCGTCCGAGGCCGGGCCGACAGCCAGGAACAGGGCGCGTGCCTCACCGGCGGTCAACCCGGACAGGTCGGTACGAGCGCCGCCCACCAGGCGCCAGCCACCGCCTCGGCCCCGCACTGAGTACACGGGCACCCCGGCCATGGCCAGGGCGTCGAGGTCACGGCGGGCGGTGCGCTCGGAGACGTCCAGTTCTCGGGAGACCTCCGCGGCTGTCACCAGCTCGCGCCGTTGGAGCAAGAGCAGGGTGGCCACCAGCCGATCGGATCGC contains:
- a CDS encoding SUMF1/EgtB/PvdO family nonheme iron enzyme, with protein sequence MITIPSGRVTLSDRRTRHSWAVDLAPYRLAAVPVTRAWYSEVTGAHPGEAEGKRLPVESVSWWEAVRFCNAVSRDRGLTPAYRLRSDERVEWDQSADGFRLPTEAEWEHACRAGTSGPRYAALDDIAWYRANSDGRVRVVGGKAPNAWGLHDTLGNVWDWCWDVYDPEVYGTYRVLRGGGWFDEHWSCRASARRRSHPTFRVDDVGFRVARSGA
- a CDS encoding WYL domain-containing protein, producing the protein MRSDRLVATLLLLQRRELVTAAEVSRELDVSERTARRDLDALAMAGVPVYSVRGRGGGWRLVGGARTDLSGLTAGEARALFLAVGPASDATPAMRAALRKLVHALPEPFRVQAEAAASSLVVDPQRWGASRKEHRPPRFVDELQDAAIRGVQVSLGYVDGKGVETRRTVHPLGIVVKGPVWYLVSDTETGRRVFRIDRVSAADPTGDPAHRPEDFDLAESWDEIAEEIDRKRTPLEVHAVCTPEGTGILRMALGDRLDVGGSTADGRVEVVIRGPDEYILAGELSGLVEWVEVTGPEGVREHLASIGDALVERYGRPGTSGDLHPS
- a CDS encoding NAD-dependent epimerase/dehydratase family protein; its protein translation is MRVVVFGGAGFLGSHLCALLLGQGDRIVCLDDLTTGREDNVRRLADHPGFTFVQADVSAELPELPGPVDAVVHLASPASPPDYLRFPLKTLAAGSRGTENGLRLALRHGARFLLGSTSEVYGDPTTHPQSEDYWGNVNPVGPRSVYDEAKRFSEALTASYARELGVNTGIVRIFNTYGPRMRRDDGRVIPNLVGQALSGAPLTVYGRGDHTRSFCFVDDLVRGVRLMLRSAERGPVNLGNPEETTIDELARTILRITGSASPVEHLPLPVDDPVRRSPDITAARALLGWSPAIGAEEGLARTVDWFAGQRSPVVR
- a CDS encoding methyltransferase domain-containing protein, with amino-acid sequence MASRQEIDRIEQDVLYRRSVERYLLARQYAHGTVLDCACGSGYGSYLMAKNPDVGHVHGYDRDPDVIEPARLHLGSERVSFWQADLEEVDRPADLLVCLETIEHLDDPMAVSRLADRCGVHEIVVSFPTKKTTHYNPHHRWDLVEQDVRDILSGFHVHHSHHLFQDTRMMWLARGRGRAESPPTRWGPPFS
- a CDS encoding UDP-N-acetylglucosamine 1-carboxyvinyltransferase, which produces MADDYLVRIGKLMRDARQHRGWSQAQLAEALHTSQSAVHRIERGNQNISLEMIARIGEALDSEIVSLGYPGPMHLRVVGGRRLSGAIDVKTSKNACVALLCASLLNRGRTVLRKVARIEEVYRLLEVLNSVGVRTRWIGEGNDLEIVPPDTFDMDAIDAEAAVRTRSIIMFLGPLLHLMDHFKIPYAGGCDLGTRSIEPHMIALRRFGLDVAATEGQYHAVVDRSIRPTRPIVLTERGDTVTENALLAAARHDGVTVIRNASSNYMVQDLCFFLEALGVRVAGIGTTTLTVHGVADIDRDVDYSPSEDPVEAMSLLTAAVVTESELTVRRVPIEFLEIELAVLEEMGLDHDRSPEYDADNGRTRLVDLTVRPSKLEAPIDKIHPMPFPGLNIDNVPFFAAIAASAQGQTLIHDWVYDNRAIYLTDLNRLGGRLQLLDPHRVLVEGPTRWRAAETMCPPALRPAVVVLLAMLAAEGTSVLRNVYVINRGYEELAERLNTVGAQIEIFRDI
- a CDS encoding NUDIX domain-containing protein, whose amino-acid sequence is MTEADEPVDRVDARDRFLAVVGRGEAVREGWLHRVSVTVCRDREGRFLVHRRSERAARYPGHHEVGFGGAVAAGETYREAAARELVEELGVRPVVRPVVTFLNRTGLSPHWLAVHEAVLSERPRPSGEEVAWHGWSTKDELLCFLGAGLFTPDSPEVLRRYLAAANRERGQIT